One window of the Candidatus Zixiibacteriota bacterium genome contains the following:
- a CDS encoding conserved hypothetical protein (Evidence 4 : Unknown function but conserved in other organisms) gives MALSSPPNRRSLGNRYEKQAENFLIANGYQILARNIHLGRKEIXXIARKDNTICFIEVKGGKSNRFGHPAEKVTGRKRSNLTAAAEQFIMENNLEGLDFRFDLITIWNGKLEHFPAAFEAEKI, from the coding sequence TTGGCTCTGTCCTCTCCCCCAAACCGCCGCTCGCTCGGCAACCGCTACGAAAAACAGGCCGAAAATTTTTTGATCGCCAATGGCTATCAGATTCTGGCACGGAATATTCATCTGGGCCGAAAAGAAATCGANNTAATCGCCCGGAAAGACAACACCATCTGCTTTATCGAGGTTAAAGGGGGAAAATCAAATCGCTTCGGTCACCCGGCCGAAAAAGTCACCGGGCGAAAAAGATCCAATTTGACTGCGGCCGCCGAACAATTTATTATGGAAAACAACCTTGAAGGACTAGATTTCCGCTTCGATTTAATCACTATCTGGAACGGAAAACTGGAGCATTTCCCGGCCGCTTTCGAGGCCGAAAAAATTTAG